One stretch of Ipomoea triloba cultivar NCNSP0323 chromosome 8, ASM357664v1 DNA includes these proteins:
- the LOC116027393 gene encoding pantothenate kinase 1 yields MERVATSSNSDLMLHLAIDIGGSLIKLVYFSSNSSCTLDDNGMRVIKEKQKDSNGDVNYDFLHGRLQFVKFETAKIDECIKFLSSRQLNCNGGRFPEALAGNKNIIKATGGGAFKFANLFKEKLGITLDKVDEMDCLVAGANFLLKAVQHEAFTHINGQKEYVQIAHSDLYPYLLVNIGSGVSMIKVDGDNKFERVSGTSVGGGTFWGLGKLLTQCKSFDELLAMSHGGNNKAVDMLVGDIYGGTDYSKIGLTSTAIASSFGKAISDNKELDEYRTEDISRSLLRMISNNIAQIAYLNALRFGLKRIFFGGFFIRGHAYTMDTISVGVDFWSKGEAKALFLRHEGFLGALGALMNYKQDDLGDLLSHRFVQQQLPTSSGGAVEDLFHSSTLVSVSEN; encoded by the exons ATGGAAAGGGTTGCTACTAGCTCCAACTCTGATCTGATGTTACACTTGGCTATTGACATTGGAG GCTCTCTCATTAAGTTGGTGTACTTCTCAAGTAACAGCAGTTGCACTTTAGATGATAATGGAATGAGggtaataaaagaaaagcaaaaagaCTCCAATGGTGATGTGAACTACGACTTTCTACATGGCAGGCTTCAGTTTGTGAAGTTCGAAACAGCCAAGATTGATGAATGTATAAAATTTCTCTCGTCAAGGCAGCTTAACTGCAATG GTGGTAGATTTCCAGAGGCTCTTGCCGGAAACAAGAACATCATTAAG GCGACAGGTGGTGGTGCGTTCAAGTTTGCTAATTTATTCAAAGAAAAGCTTGGAATTACTCTGGACAAGGTAGATGAGATGGATTGTCTTGTTGCAGGAGCAAATTTTCTGCTTAAG GCGGTCCAGCATGAAGCTTTTACACACATAAATGGTCAGAAGGAATATGTGCAAATTGCTCACAGTGATTTATACCCTTATCTTCTTGTCAATATTGGATCTGGTGTTAGCATGATAAAG GTGGATGGGGACAACAAGTTCGAGCGAGTAAGCGGGACTAGTGTTGGAGGCGGCACCTTCTGGGGCTTGGGGAAGCTTTTGACACAGTGCAAGAG TTTTGATGAGTTACTGGCAATGAGTCATGGAGGAAATAACAAGGCTGTAGACATGCTTGTGGGAGACATTTACGGTGGAACGGATTATTCAAAG ATTGGACTTACATCAACAGCCATCGCTTCTAGCTTTGGAAAGGCAATCTCAGACAACAAAGAGCTTGATGAGTACAGAACTGAAGATATTTCCCGGTCATTGTTACGAATGATCTCCAACAACATTGCACAG ATCGCTTACTTGAATGCATTACGTTTTGGACTCAAGCGAATATTTTTTGGAGGATTTTTCATTCGGGGTCATGCTTACACAATGGACACTATTTCTGTGGGAGTCGACTTTTG GTCGAAGGGCGAGGCAAAGGCGTTGTTTTTGAGGCACGAAGGATTTCTGGGCGCATTAGGTGCTCTGATGAACTACAAACAGGACGATCTCGGTGACTTGTTATCCCATCGGTTCGTGCAACAACAACTTCCAACGAGCTCAGGTGGCGCCGTAGAAGATTTATTTCACAGCTCAACGCTTGTGAGTGTTAGTGAAAATTGA